The following nucleotide sequence is from Longimicrobium sp..
CGCAGGTACAGCGCCAGCGTGTCGGTGGCCTGCGAGATGGGCAGCGCCAGGGGCTTGCGGCTCCCCAGCACCCGGTAGCGGAAGAGGAAGTCGCGGGAGCCCGGCACCAGCGGCACCGCGGCCACCACGCGGTCCCCCACCAGCATCACGTCTCCTCCGGTTGATTCGGAGGCGCCGGACAGCGGCTGCTCCGTCTGGAACTCGCTGGCGCCGGGCGGAATGGAGACGCCGAACACCGGCGTGCCCCCCCGGCCGACGACCGTGCGGCCCCCGGGGTTCTCCACCCGCACCGCCTCGGCGATCTCCCATCCGCCCTTTACGCCGGCGACGGCGATCACGTCGCGCCGGGTGACGCGCAGCGAATCGACCGCGCCCTGGGCGGAGGTGGTGTCGTACACCTGCACCTGGTACCCCGCGCCGGGCTGGTTGGGGTGCAGCGCCGGGCCCAGGTAGCGCACGCCATCCACCATGGCCGCGGCGAAGAAGACGGTGAACGTCGCCGTGTCGGTGCGCGCCGGCAGGGTGAACTGGAAGGTGCCGCCGGGGCCGGACGTCGCGCGGCCGACCATCCCGGAGGTATCGGACGATACGCGGTGGAGCTCCACCGTTGCCCCGGCGACGCCCTGGCCGCCCTTGACCACGCGTCCGGAAACGACGTCTTGCGCGATGGCGGGAACGGCGAAGAGCGCCAGCAGCAGCGCGGCCAGCAGGTGCGGCAACGGGCGGCGTGCCACCCGGCGCGCCGCCCGCTCTGGATAGAAAAAAGAGATCACGGGTTGAACCGGCCCAGGTCTTCGGGATCGAGGTTGCGCAGGTACTCTTTCAGCTGCTCGGGATTCATCCCCGGCTGCGGTCCTTCGCCGGCGGAGCCGGGCTCGCCGGTCAGGTCCACCGTCCCCGCGTCGCTTTCCGGCGCCATGGAGATGGTGGTGGCCGTCAGCAGGTCGTCGGTCGTGAACAGCTGCGCCCGCGTGCGGAGCGCGATGGCGATGGAATCCGACGGCCGTGCATCCACCGTGAACACCTCGTCGCCGCGGGTGATCACCAGCTCGGCGAAGTAGGTGTTGTCGTGCACCTTGGTGATCAGCACCCGCGTCAACGTGCCGCCCAGCCCGCGGATGACCAGCGGAAACAGGTCGTGCGTGAGCGGGCGGGGGAACTTCATCCCCGCCATCTCCATGGCGATGGCGCTGGCCTCCGCCGGGCCGATCCAGATGGGAAGGACGCGCTCGCCCTCCTCCTCCTGCAGGATCACCACGGGCGACTGGGTGCTCTGGTCGAGCCCCAGGCTCTGCACGCGAACTTTGATCATGGTGTCGCCACGGGGTACCACGGGAAC
It contains:
- a CDS encoding bifunctional nuclease family protein encodes the protein MIKVRVQSLGLDQSTQSPVVILQEEEGERVLPIWIGPAEASAIAMEMAGMKFPRPLTHDLFPLVIRGLGGTLTRVLITKVHDNTYFAELVITRGDEVFTVDARPSDSIAIALRTRAQLFTTDDLLTATTISMAPESDAGTVDLTGEPGSAGEGPQPGMNPEQLKEYLRNLDPEDLGRFNP